One window of the Endomicrobium proavitum genome contains the following:
- the queD gene encoding 6-carboxytetrahydropterin synthase QueD: protein MKYKLSVTKGFASAHCLREYKGKCENVHGHNWKIRAAFGGTQLDKTGMLIDFTDLKAHLDKIMTYLDHKFLNETAPFDKINPTAENIALYIFEELKKAETLTAKVAEVEVWESDTSSATITAE from the coding sequence ATGAAATATAAATTATCGGTTACAAAAGGTTTTGCCTCGGCGCATTGTCTAAGAGAATATAAAGGCAAGTGCGAAAACGTCCACGGGCACAATTGGAAAATCCGCGCGGCATTTGGCGGAACGCAATTAGACAAAACGGGAATGCTTATAGATTTTACGGATTTGAAAGCGCATCTTGATAAAATTATGACTTATTTAGACCATAAATTTTTAAACGAAACCGCGCCTTTTGACAAAATAAACCCCACGGCAGAAAACATAGCCTTGTATATTTTTGAAGAATTAAAAAAAGCCGAAACGCTTACCGCAAAAGTGGCGGAAGTAGAAGTTTGGGAAAGCGACACTTCTTCGGCAACAATAACAGCAGAGTGA
- a CDS encoding N-acetylmuramoyl-L-alanine amidase family protein, giving the protein MKKILFLLLAVMVICANVFAQEDAPASKKVNAVIDGQPYNGINAYPVSENTKYFSVKEIAAIYGLTIDWKQLSAEVILRAGNRKIDIKANSTSVVFGKKRKKMSLPSRLIKNEIYIPPEIITSKEFSDIVEADALWNADSLILNVKRRENISSIRYFTTPEKTELIIGLTEPLPYTISKATGAILLTVHRGKIQRNLINLDNGAVRDIFSETEGKAAYIQINLMQTPKVVYSHALKNPDRISVEIAHSKEVDISESAATTVLDNSEPAKERTEEISEIVDGAETGDNSDLAAVPVVTFEEANIADDSYVIIDDTTTLPDVVPQKTPKKPYTGRKKIIVVDAGHGGEDPGAVGPNATKEKIINLAIALELKNILNDDDEFEVILTRKDDTFIPLVERTNIANENNADLFISIHCNANFDRAVNGFEVYFLSEKATDSEAQATATLENSVIELEGKPTKKRALLQDMLWSMMLNEYINDSSELGGFIAAQTPERLKISNRGVKQASFYVLRGSQMPAVLVESAFISNYSEESKLGTKTFQTAIADSIYEGIKNFYAHKEKKQNNGK; this is encoded by the coding sequence ATGAAAAAGATTTTATTTTTATTATTGGCTGTTATGGTTATTTGCGCGAATGTTTTTGCGCAGGAGGATGCTCCTGCGTCAAAAAAAGTTAACGCGGTAATTGACGGACAACCTTACAACGGAATTAACGCCTACCCGGTTTCCGAAAATACAAAATATTTTTCGGTGAAAGAAATTGCCGCAATTTACGGGCTTACAATTGACTGGAAACAGTTAAGCGCGGAAGTTATCTTGCGCGCCGGCAATCGCAAAATAGATATAAAAGCAAACTCAACTTCCGTAGTTTTCGGCAAAAAAAGAAAAAAAATGTCCCTGCCTTCAAGACTTATAAAAAATGAAATTTATATACCGCCTGAAATTATTACGTCTAAAGAATTTTCCGACATTGTTGAAGCCGACGCGTTGTGGAACGCGGACTCTCTTATACTAAATGTTAAACGCCGCGAAAATATTTCTTCAATACGATACTTTACGACTCCGGAAAAAACAGAGCTTATAATAGGTCTTACGGAACCTCTTCCATACACAATATCCAAAGCTACCGGCGCCATTTTGCTTACGGTTCACCGCGGCAAAATTCAAAGAAATCTTATAAATTTAGACAACGGAGCGGTGCGCGATATTTTCAGCGAAACGGAAGGCAAGGCAGCCTATATTCAAATAAATTTAATGCAGACGCCGAAAGTTGTTTACAGCCACGCGTTAAAAAATCCCGACAGAATATCGGTTGAAATTGCCCACTCCAAAGAAGTGGATATTTCAGAAAGCGCAGCAACAACGGTTTTAGATAATTCCGAACCGGCAAAAGAAAGAACGGAAGAAATATCGGAAATTGTTGACGGAGCCGAAACCGGAGACAACTCCGATTTGGCGGCTGTGCCCGTTGTAACGTTTGAAGAAGCAAACATAGCCGACGACAGTTACGTAATAATAGACGACACAACTACGCTTCCGGACGTTGTCCCTCAGAAGACGCCGAAAAAACCTTACACGGGACGCAAAAAAATTATCGTTGTTGACGCCGGACACGGCGGCGAAGATCCGGGAGCCGTAGGCCCTAACGCCACAAAAGAAAAAATTATAAATCTCGCAATTGCGTTAGAGCTTAAAAATATTTTAAACGACGACGACGAGTTTGAAGTAATTCTTACAAGAAAAGACGACACGTTCATTCCGCTTGTTGAAAGAACAAATATTGCAAATGAAAATAACGCGGACTTGTTTATTTCCATTCACTGCAACGCCAATTTTGACAGAGCCGTAAACGGTTTTGAAGTTTATTTCTTGTCGGAAAAAGCCACCGATTCCGAAGCGCAGGCTACGGCAACTCTTGAAAACTCCGTTATAGAGCTTGAAGGAAAACCCACAAAAAAACGCGCTCTTTTGCAGGACATGTTATGGTCTATGATGTTAAACGAATACATAAACGACTCGTCGGAACTCGGAGGGTTTATAGCCGCCCAAACTCCGGAAAGGCTTAAAATATCCAACAGGGGCGTAAAGCAGGCAAGCTTCTATGTTTTAAGAGGTTCGCAAATGCCGGCGGTGCTTGTTGAAAGCGCTTTTATAAGCAACTATTCCGAAGAATCAAAGCTTGGCACAAAAACTTTTCAAACCGCAATTGCAGATTCAATATACGAGGGAATTAAAAACTTCTATGCCCACAAAGAAAAAAAACAAAACAACGGAAAATAA
- the murI gene encoding glutamate racemase: MPTKKKNKTTENKPIGIFDSGFGGLTVMSEIRKCLPKENLIYFGDTAHVPYGSKSKNAVINFSKDIAGFLIKKDVKLIVVACNTASAFALDNLKKNLKVPVIGVIDPGAKAAAAVTKNKNIGVIGTEGTVQSGSYLKAIKKISGYSVSQQACPLFVPLVEEGWVNNKVTDDIVRHYLKPLLKKNIDTLVLGCTHYPILKNSLQKNAGKKITLVDSAKATANEVKNILEKNKISSKNSKKGTLAFYVSDNPEKFAQIGGKFFSNKISKVTKINPERA; the protein is encoded by the coding sequence ATGCCCACAAAGAAAAAAAACAAAACAACGGAAAATAAACCTATAGGAATATTTGACTCGGGGTTCGGCGGGCTTACCGTTATGTCCGAAATACGCAAATGTCTGCCGAAAGAAAATCTTATTTATTTCGGCGACACGGCGCACGTGCCTTACGGGTCAAAATCAAAAAATGCGGTTATTAATTTTTCAAAAGATATTGCGGGTTTTTTAATAAAAAAAGACGTGAAACTTATAGTTGTTGCGTGCAATACTGCGTCCGCCTTTGCTTTGGATAATTTAAAGAAAAATTTAAAAGTTCCCGTTATAGGCGTAATTGACCCGGGCGCAAAAGCCGCGGCGGCAGTTACAAAAAACAAAAATATCGGCGTTATAGGAACCGAAGGCACGGTTCAAAGCGGTTCTTATTTAAAAGCTATAAAAAAAATATCGGGATATTCCGTAAGCCAGCAGGCGTGCCCGCTTTTTGTTCCGCTTGTGGAAGAAGGCTGGGTTAACAACAAAGTTACCGACGATATAGTGCGCCATTACCTTAAACCTTTGCTTAAAAAAAATATAGACACGCTTGTTTTAGGCTGCACGCACTATCCTATTCTAAAAAACTCTTTGCAAAAAAATGCAGGTAAAAAAATAACTCTTGTTGATTCCGCAAAAGCAACGGCAAATGAAGTTAAAAATATTTTAGAAAAAAATAAAATATCCTCAAAAAATTCAAAAAAAGGGACGCTGGCTTTTTATGTAAGCGACAACCCTGAAAAATTTGCGCAAATAGGCGGCAAATTTTTCTCAAATAAAATATCTAAAGTAACAAAAATAAATCCGGAGCGCGCATGA
- the tadA gene encoding tRNA adenosine(34) deaminase TadA: protein MAKQSGLTKKIDCRVACVHGDNDIQFMTMALKEAAKAEKIGEVPVGAVIVKDGKIIAKGFNRCITDSDPTAHAEIIALRKAAKKLSNYRLNGCNIYVTIEPCPMCAGALVNARISKIYFGAADKKAGACKSVLKVAGNKKLNHRVAFKGGVLKEECAKIIQQFFKNKRN, encoded by the coding sequence ATGGCAAAACAATCCGGATTGACTAAAAAAATAGATTGCCGCGTTGCCTGCGTTCACGGCGATAACGACATTCAATTTATGACCATGGCGTTAAAAGAAGCGGCAAAAGCCGAAAAAATCGGAGAAGTTCCCGTAGGCGCGGTTATTGTTAAGGACGGCAAAATTATCGCCAAAGGCTTTAACAGATGCATTACAGACAGCGACCCCACGGCGCACGCTGAAATTATAGCTTTAAGAAAAGCCGCTAAAAAACTTTCCAACTATCGTTTGAACGGCTGCAACATATATGTTACAATTGAGCCTTGCCCAATGTGCGCCGGAGCGCTGGTTAACGCCCGCATAAGTAAAATTTATTTCGGCGCCGCCGACAAAAAAGCCGGAGCGTGCAAAAGCGTATTAAAAGTTGCCGGCAATAAAAAACTAAACCACCGAGTTGCATTTAAAGGCGGAGTTTTGAAAGAAGAATGCGCAAAAATAATACAGCAGTTCTTTAAAAACAAAAGAAACTGA
- a CDS encoding single-stranded DNA-binding protein: MTQQTNSLRLPEQNSVIMVGRLTRDPELRRTGTGKAVCSFDIAISRRFKDQATGEWKDADPTFVPIVVWGDMAERCGERLKKGAPVHVEGRLQTNKWESTDGTKKSRLEVIASRVQFLSIVRHESQTQAAAIGAKPVDDDSQPNTSFSGDEDEDIPF; the protein is encoded by the coding sequence ATGACACAGCAAACCAACAGTCTGCGCTTGCCTGAGCAAAACAGCGTTATAATGGTAGGAAGACTTACAAGAGACCCTGAGCTTAGACGCACCGGCACGGGAAAAGCGGTTTGTTCTTTTGATATAGCCATTAGCAGAAGATTTAAAGATCAGGCTACCGGCGAATGGAAAGACGCGGATCCTACGTTTGTTCCGATAGTTGTTTGGGGAGATATGGCCGAAAGATGCGGAGAGCGTCTTAAAAAAGGCGCTCCTGTTCACGTTGAAGGCAGACTTCAAACCAACAAATGGGAATCAACGGACGGAACAAAAAAAAGCCGTCTTGAAGTAATAGCTTCAAGAGTGCAGTTTTTGTCAATAGTTCGCCATGAATCTCAAACGCAGGCGGCGGCAATAGGCGCAAAGCCCGTTGACGACGACTCGCAGCCGAATACGTCATTTAGCGGCGATGAAGACGAAGATATTCCGTTTTAA
- the rpsF gene encoding 30S ribosomal protein S6, producing the protein MNYESTFITSPELQPDKVEELTAKVTKLIESSKGTVKSVQQLGKKRLAYPIAKFREGSYVYIEWSGEGSAIAPLENFLKLNDSVIRYLTIKVEKKKVVAKKAAPKAAEAASEVKKDDTANQQSALA; encoded by the coding sequence ATGAATTACGAAAGCACATTTATCACTTCTCCGGAACTACAGCCTGACAAAGTTGAAGAACTTACCGCAAAAGTAACAAAACTCATTGAGTCTTCAAAAGGAACCGTAAAATCCGTTCAGCAGCTCGGTAAAAAAAGACTTGCATATCCTATCGCTAAATTTCGCGAAGGAAGCTACGTCTATATTGAGTGGTCAGGCGAAGGTTCTGCAATTGCTCCGTTAGAAAATTTCTTGAAACTCAACGACAGCGTTATAAGATATTTAACGATAAAAGTTGAGAAGAAAAAAGTTGTTGCAAAGAAAGCTGCTCCTAAAGCTGCCGAAGCGGCGTCGGAGGTAAAAAAAGATGACACAGCAAACCAACAGTCTGCGCTTGCCTGA
- the rplI gene encoding 50S ribosomal protein L9: MKVILRSDITNVGRQGEIKDVSAGFVRNYLVPQNLAMEATPQNLKIWEREKVKLEKQREEVIAAANTLGEKLTAEEFSAKVKVGENGKVFGSITTATVAKILEEKGFNVNKRDILLSDNIKELGNYEISVRLHPEVAVKIKLAVTGEKE; this comes from the coding sequence ATGAAAGTTATTTTAAGGTCCGATATTACAAACGTCGGACGACAGGGCGAGATAAAAGACGTTTCGGCCGGTTTTGTAAGAAACTATCTTGTTCCGCAAAATCTTGCAATGGAAGCAACTCCTCAGAATTTAAAAATCTGGGAGAGAGAAAAAGTAAAACTTGAAAAGCAGAGAGAAGAAGTAATAGCCGCGGCTAATACCCTTGGCGAAAAACTTACCGCTGAAGAATTTTCGGCAAAAGTTAAAGTAGGCGAAAACGGAAAAGTTTTCGGCTCTATAACTACGGCAACCGTAGCGAAAATTTTGGAAGAAAAAGGTTTTAACGTAAATAAACGCGATATTCTTCTTTCCGACAACATAAAAGAACTCGGAAATTACGAAATAAGCGTTAGACTTCACCCTGAAGTAGCGGTGAAAATAAAACTTGCCGTAACAGGCGAAAAAGAATAA
- a CDS encoding four helix bundle protein, producing the protein MPKENILLDKSLQFAGRIVKLYKYLITTHKENIISKQIIRSGTSIGANINEGNYGSSRADFIAKMQIAQKETAETEYWIRLLHLSKYINEKEYEGLLKDCLDIKNLLTASLKTAKNINKLQ; encoded by the coding sequence ATGCCAAAAGAAAACATTTTATTAGATAAATCATTACAATTTGCAGGACGAATTGTAAAACTATATAAGTATCTAATTACAACACACAAAGAAAATATTATTTCAAAACAAATAATTAGAAGCGGCACCTCTATTGGAGCAAACATTAACGAAGGCAACTATGGAAGCAGCAGAGCGGATTTCATTGCCAAAATGCAAATTGCTCAAAAAGAAACAGCTGAAACAGAATACTGGATTAGACTGTTGCACTTATCTAAATACATAAATGAAAAAGAATATGAAGGTTTATTAAAAGACTGTTTAGATATTAAGAATTTATTAACTGCAAGCTTAAAAACTGCAAAAAACATTAATAAACTACAATGA
- the queC gene encoding 7-cyano-7-deazaguanine synthase QueC produces MKIRQKQNAVILFSSGLDSTTALYYALSKGYKCYCLIFDYGQRHKREIKSAQKIAKLVKADFTVIKLSLPWSKDVLTNKNKKVPTHKVIKDIIPATYVPGRNTLFLSYGLSYAESINARSIFIGANALDYSGYPDCRPEFIKAYNGLLKSLGLKITVQAPLVNMTKAQIIKLGGKLKVPYQYTWSCYNGLKKPCGTCDSCKLRAKGFKEAELNDPAI; encoded by the coding sequence GTGAAAATACGGCAAAAGCAAAATGCTGTTATTTTGTTTTCCAGCGGGTTAGATTCTACGACGGCGCTTTATTACGCTTTGTCAAAAGGTTATAAGTGCTATTGTTTAATTTTTGATTATGGGCAGCGTCATAAAAGAGAAATAAAATCCGCGCAGAAAATTGCAAAACTTGTAAAGGCGGATTTTACCGTTATTAAACTTTCTCTGCCGTGGTCTAAAGACGTTCTTACAAACAAAAATAAAAAAGTTCCTACGCATAAAGTTATAAAAGACATTATCCCCGCAACTTACGTTCCCGGACGCAACACGCTTTTTTTATCTTACGGACTTTCTTATGCGGAATCAATAAACGCGCGAAGTATTTTTATCGGCGCAAACGCGCTGGATTATTCCGGCTACCCCGACTGCAGACCTGAGTTTATAAAAGCATACAACGGACTGCTGAAATCTCTCGGATTAAAAATTACGGTTCAGGCTCCTCTCGTAAACATGACAAAAGCCCAAATTATAAAACTCGGCGGAAAATTAAAAGTTCCGTATCAATACACATGGTCTTGTTATAACGGTTTGAAAAAACCTTGCGGCACATGCGACTCATGCAAATTGAGAGCAAAAGGTTTTAAAGAAGCAGAACTTAACGATCCGGCAATTTAA
- a CDS encoding acyl-CoA thioesterase has product MNKLQLRIAYADTDTMGVVYYGNYLTFFERGRTEWLREIGLEYKEIEKRGFCFPVTYAECKYKSPAKYDDLITVETRLTDIGAASITCEYEVKCDDKLLAVGKTVHPFVNKDLKVVRFPKDIREIFEKNIEAGHCGK; this is encoded by the coding sequence ATGAATAAACTGCAGTTAAGAATAGCTTACGCCGACACCGACACCATGGGCGTGGTTTATTACGGAAATTATCTGACTTTTTTTGAAAGAGGCAGAACGGAATGGCTGCGGGAAATAGGTCTTGAATACAAAGAAATTGAAAAACGCGGATTTTGTTTTCCCGTAACTTACGCCGAATGCAAATATAAATCTCCGGCAAAATACGACGATTTAATAACCGTGGAAACAAGACTTACCGATATTGGCGCCGCAAGCATAACCTGCGAATATGAAGTAAAGTGCGATGATAAGCTTTTAGCGGTCGGAAAAACAGTCCATCCGTTTGTAAATAAAGATTTAAAAGTGGTTCGCTTTCCCAAAGATATCCGCGAAATTTTTGAGAAAAATATTGAAGCCGGTCATTGCGGGAAATAA
- a CDS encoding CCA tRNA nucleotidyltransferase: protein MKTKIPNKFMSIIEKIAVTAKESGFEAYAVGGFVRDIFISREPKDLDIMAQSANVSDNSRLDGVNFSKIIAKKYNLHEPVIFERFGTSKLLIDNEEVEFVMPRKEYYDDNSRNPDTEIGSLQQDALRRDFTINALFLRLNDMEVLDLTGKGLEDLKNKIIRVTDPESAELIFAQDPLRTLRAVRQSLQLNFEIEPDTYKAMKTTAGRISIVAPERIRDEINKILIEKNPSVAFEMADDINLLKNIFPEIERLKNLQQPEKYHSDDVFTHTMKVLNRVPPELVLRTAALLHDIGKFAACKNENGKITFYGHELESVKLAENILKRLKYSKDFTTQVLLVIKNHMYPKMYTAQWSDAAIRRFARACGENLNLVLELSKADYGKDKSDDKLEELIKRIDDLKNKNILYVTKELLSGDELKKYFNLPDGKWISQAKEKITELQLETPTLTKEEAFEAIKKILQ from the coding sequence ATGAAAACAAAAATTCCAAATAAATTTATGTCAATAATAGAAAAAATTGCAGTTACTGCAAAAGAGTCCGGTTTTGAGGCGTATGCGGTTGGCGGTTTTGTGCGGGATATTTTTATTTCCAGGGAGCCTAAAGATTTGGATATTATGGCTCAAAGCGCCAATGTTTCGGATAACAGCCGTCTTGACGGCGTTAATTTTTCTAAAATTATTGCAAAAAAATATAACTTGCACGAACCCGTAATTTTTGAAAGATTCGGCACGTCTAAACTTTTAATTGATAATGAAGAAGTTGAATTTGTTATGCCGAGAAAAGAATATTACGACGATAACTCCAGAAATCCGGATACTGAAATCGGCTCGCTTCAACAAGACGCGTTAAGACGCGATTTTACAATCAACGCTTTGTTTTTACGTTTAAACGATATGGAAGTTTTAGACTTAACCGGCAAAGGGCTTGAAGATTTAAAAAATAAAATTATAAGAGTTACCGACCCTGAAAGCGCCGAGTTAATTTTTGCGCAAGACCCTTTAAGAACGCTGCGCGCCGTGCGTCAAAGTTTACAGCTTAATTTTGAAATTGAGCCCGATACTTACAAGGCAATGAAAACCACAGCCGGCAGAATTTCCATAGTTGCCCCCGAACGTATTCGCGATGAAATAAATAAAATTTTAATTGAAAAAAATCCTTCTGTTGCTTTTGAAATGGCAGACGATATAAATTTGCTTAAAAATATTTTTCCGGAAATTGAAAGGTTGAAAAATTTGCAGCAACCTGAAAAATACCACAGCGACGATGTTTTTACGCATACAATGAAAGTTTTAAACAGAGTGCCGCCGGAGCTTGTTTTAAGAACCGCCGCTCTTTTGCATGATATCGGAAAGTTCGCAGCATGTAAAAATGAAAACGGAAAAATTACTTTTTACGGGCACGAATTAGAAAGCGTAAAGTTAGCGGAAAATATTTTGAAAAGATTAAAGTATTCCAAAGATTTCACAACGCAGGTTTTGCTTGTAATAAAAAATCATATGTATCCTAAAATGTACACAGCGCAATGGTCTGACGCTGCAATAAGACGTTTTGCCCGCGCCTGCGGAGAAAATTTAAATTTAGTTTTAGAACTTTCAAAAGCAGATTACGGGAAAGATAAGTCGGACGATAAACTTGAAGAGCTTATAAAACGCATAGACGATTTAAAAAATAAAAATATTCTTTACGTTACAAAAGAATTGTTAAGCGGCGACGAATTAAAAAAATATTTTAATCTCCCAGACGGCAAATGGATATCCCAAGCCAAAGAAAAAATAACCGAACTACAACTTGAAACCCCAACCCTAACAAAAGAAGAAGCTTTTGAAGCCATAAAAAAGATATTACAGTAA
- the dnaB gene encoding replicative DNA helicase, whose protein sequence is MATNLPIIEKVPPQALDAEMAVLGAMLIEKEAITKAIDIIKEDDFYKEVHRQIFTVARDLYLENQPADIITIADKLKKVSMFSEVGGVSYLTSLIDSVQTAANVEHYASIIRDKSILRNLINAGSQIVTDAFNEKYSPEEILDQSQSRLFNISQVKNNNGFVKVGELVRPTLKILEKLHSDKKDIPGLRTGFSELDVMTAGLQPSELIIIAARPSMGKTSFALNIAEHVALEEKKPVAIFSLEMSKESLMMRFLASVSRVNAHNLRKGRFQPADWSRLTTNAQNISESPIYIDDSSDISVIELRARARRLATELEAKKTPLSLVVIDYIQIMRGSSRNSESRQLEVAEISRSLKGLARDLKVPVIALSQLSRKTEDKGRKDNKPQLSDLRDSGAIEQDADVVAFIHREGYYNRQDPDLKNSASVIIGKQRNGPTGEISLTFESEYTKFSDLSQRREQE, encoded by the coding sequence ATGGCTACAAATTTACCTATCATAGAGAAAGTTCCACCTCAGGCTTTAGACGCCGAAATGGCAGTCTTGGGCGCAATGCTCATAGAAAAAGAAGCCATTACAAAAGCCATAGACATAATCAAAGAAGACGATTTTTATAAAGAAGTTCACAGACAAATTTTTACCGTTGCGCGCGATTTGTATCTTGAAAATCAGCCTGCGGATATTATTACCATTGCCGACAAATTGAAAAAAGTTTCAATGTTTTCGGAGGTCGGCGGAGTTTCGTATCTTACCTCTTTAATAGATTCCGTTCAAACCGCGGCAAACGTTGAGCATTACGCGTCCATAATCCGCGATAAATCCATTTTAAGAAATCTTATAAACGCAGGCTCTCAAATAGTTACGGACGCATTTAACGAAAAATATTCTCCCGAAGAAATACTTGACCAGTCTCAAAGCAGACTTTTCAATATTTCGCAGGTTAAAAATAATAACGGTTTTGTAAAAGTAGGCGAGCTTGTACGCCCTACTTTAAAAATATTAGAAAAACTCCATTCCGATAAAAAAGATATTCCCGGTCTTCGCACCGGTTTTTCGGAACTTGACGTTATGACCGCGGGTCTTCAGCCGTCGGAATTAATAATTATAGCGGCGCGTCCGTCTATGGGTAAAACTTCTTTTGCGTTAAACATTGCCGAGCACGTGGCGCTTGAAGAGAAAAAACCGGTCGCTATTTTTTCGCTTGAAATGTCTAAAGAATCTTTAATGATGAGGTTTTTAGCGTCGGTGTCAAGAGTTAACGCTCACAATTTAAGAAAAGGAAGATTTCAGCCGGCGGACTGGTCAAGACTTACAACAAACGCGCAAAATATTTCAGAATCTCCCATATATATAGACGACAGCTCCGACATAAGCGTTATAGAGCTGCGCGCCAGAGCAAGAAGACTTGCAACCGAGCTTGAAGCCAAAAAAACTCCGTTGTCTTTAGTTGTTATAGACTACATACAAATTATGCGCGGCTCTTCAAGAAATTCGGAATCCCGCCAGCTTGAAGTTGCGGAAATTTCGCGTTCGCTTAAAGGGCTTGCGAGAGATTTAAAAGTTCCCGTAATTGCGCTTTCGCAGCTTTCAAGAAAAACAGAAGACAAGGGAAGAAAAGACAATAAACCGCAGCTTTCAGATTTAAGAGATTCCGGCGCTATTGAGCAAGACGCCGACGTTGTGGCTTTCATACACAGAGAAGGATATTACAACAGGCAGGATCCCGATTTGAAAAACTCCGCAAGCGTAATAATAGGTAAGCAGAGAAACGGTCCTACCGGCGAAATAAGCCTTACGTTTGAGTCGGAATACACGAAATTTTCAGATTTAAGCCAAAGAAGAGAGCAAGAGTAA
- a CDS encoding 7-carboxy-7-deazaguanine synthase QueE, with protein MKSKVKKQKPITNIYAPVYEVFFSYQGEGPYTGTPQIFVRFAGCNIKCNYCDTAYSIKISDNAKYYSSQELLAEIEKILKKMDCRGASRFAMTGTSKPSIAITGGEPLIHADFLKVFLPALKKYGFQVYLETNGTLPKNLKKIISFCDIVSMDFKFQSECKKSFWKEHKEFLKIAKDKVFVKCVVTKNTSLNEIKRSGQIIRSASKKICLILQPSTGKDIPLAKNLSAFYTELKKTLPNVLIMPQLHKILRIR; from the coding sequence GTGAAAAGCAAAGTTAAAAAACAAAAACCAATAACAAACATCTATGCTCCGGTTTATGAAGTGTTTTTTTCTTACCAAGGGGAAGGTCCTTATACGGGAACTCCTCAAATTTTTGTGCGTTTTGCCGGGTGCAATATAAAGTGTAATTACTGCGATACGGCTTATTCTATAAAAATATCCGACAATGCTAAATATTACTCTTCTCAAGAACTGCTTGCTGAAATTGAAAAAATTTTAAAAAAAATGGATTGCCGCGGCGCTTCGCGCTTCGCAATGACAGGTACATCTAAACCGTCAATAGCAATAACCGGCGGGGAACCGTTGATACATGCCGATTTTTTAAAAGTTTTTTTACCGGCATTAAAAAAATACGGCTTTCAAGTTTACTTGGAAACAAACGGAACTCTTCCGAAAAATTTAAAAAAGATTATTTCTTTCTGCGATATAGTTTCAATGGATTTTAAATTTCAATCCGAATGCAAAAAAAGTTTTTGGAAAGAACATAAAGAATTTTTAAAAATCGCAAAAGATAAAGTATTTGTAAAATGCGTTGTTACGAAAAATACATCATTAAATGAAATAAAGCGCAGCGGACAAATTATCCGCAGCGCCTCTAAAAAAATATGTCTTATTTTACAACCTTCAACCGGCAAAGACATTCCTCTTGCAAAAAACCTATCCGCATTTTACACGGAACTAAAAAAAACACTCCCGAACGTATTGATAATGCCGCAACTGCATAAGATTTTAAGGATTAGATAA
- the rpsR gene encoding 30S ribosomal protein S18 — protein MAFAKKPQGGKPSGDGHARPGGKFRKGGPIRRKVCRFCADKIEIDYKNLSLLRAFITESGKILSGRATGTCAKHQRELDTAVKRARMLALLPFTVN, from the coding sequence ATGGCATTTGCAAAAAAACCCCAGGGCGGCAAACCTTCAGGCGACGGCCACGCTCGTCCCGGAGGAAAGTTCAGAAAAGGCGGTCCGATAAGAAGAAAAGTCTGCCGTTTCTGCGCTGATAAAATTGAAATAGATTACAAGAACTTAAGCTTGCTTCGCGCGTTTATAACTGAAAGCGGAAAAATTCTTTCAGGTCGCGCAACGGGCACGTGCGCAAAGCACCAGAGAGAACTTGACACCGCGGTAAAAAGAGCGAGAATGCTTGCGCTTTTGCCGTTTACTGTTAATTAA